Part of the Gramella sp. Hel_I_59 genome, TTGGAGATAATTTACCATCAGAATGGACACTTGCACCCAGGATTATTACTGTTTCACGGGGAGGTATTTTAGAAATATCAGAATAAATGTCTTCTGAAGTGTGTCTCAAGAAAATGGCTTCAATACCCAGGATGGTAAAGATGATAAGCACAATTCCAATGACAGAGAATAAGATAAATTTTTTAAGTTTTTTCATTTCTCTGGATGAATATTAGGTCGAAGATAGCCATAAATAATTGGATGTATCAGATTAATCGATAGCTAACGTAAATGTTCTTTTCATCATTGTGTACCTTTGCATTTCAAGATCATAATTATGAGTAATTTAAAAGCGCTGAACTGGCGTTACGCTACTAAAAAATTTGATGATTCCAGAATACTTTCCGAAGAAAAGCTGGAGATCCTTAAGCATGCATTTAATCTCACTGCCACTTCCTATGGATTACAACCATTAAAGATGCTGGTAATTAGTAATAAAGAGATCCAAAAGCAGCTTATAGAATTCTCAATGAATCAGCAGCAAGTAAGTACCGCTTCTCATGTACTGGTGATCTGTACTGAAAAAAATGTAGATGAACAGTTTATATCTGGATACTTCCAACGTGTCAAGAATTTAAGAGACACACCAGATGAGGTTTTGCAGCCTTTCCACAATTTTCTGGTAGATGACTTTAAAAATAAGGCGATCGAAAAAATTGAAGCCTGGGCACGTAATCAGGCATACCTTGCTTTAGGAACACTATTAACCGTCTGTGCTACTGAAGAAATAGATGCCTGTCCCATGGAAGGTTTTGAGCCTTCAAAGTATGACGACTTCCTAAAACTTGGCGATAGAAACCTGCAGTCTGTACTTGTGCTTCCTGTTGGATATCGTGCTAAGGATGATTTCTTTTCAGAATTAAAAAAGGTGCGTCGCCCATTGGACGAAGTGATCATCGAAATAGATTAATACTCTACGTATTCTTTGATCTCGAGACCGTAACCAATCATTCCGACTCTCTTAGTTTGCTGGGAATTTGATAATAACCTGATTTTATGAATCTCAAGGTCATGAAGAATCTGAGCTCCAATTCCAAAATCCTTATTGTCCATTTTTACTGGCGGTGCTTTAATTTCTCCCTGTTTCTGACTTTCTTTTAATTCTGTTATTCTAGATAAAAGGTTTGGAGATGGGTTAGCCGGATTAATAAAAACGATGGCACCACGACCTTCATCATTGATCGCCTTAAACATTCCATCCAGTTTTTTCTCTGCATTATTAGTCAAAGTGCCTAGGATATCATTGTTTACCATGGTTGAATTCACTCGTACAAGAATGTCTTCATCGGTCTTCCATGAACCCTTAGTCAATGCTATATGAACCTGTGAATTGGTAGTTTGTTTGTAAGCTCGAAGTCTGAATTTTCCAAATCTCGTATCCAGTTCAAAATCTTCCTTTTTCTCGATAAGACTATCATGCTGCATTCTATAGGCAACAAGATCTTCGATAGAAACGATCTTTAGATCGAACTTTTTGGCGACTTCCAGCAGTTGAGGTAAGCGCGCCATAGTTCCATCTTCATTCATGATTTCCACGATGACTCCAGCAGGTTCGAAACCAGCAAGTCTTGCAAAGTCGATCGCTGCTTCTGTATGACCTGTTCTACGTAAAACGCCGCCTTCTTTCGCTTTCAGCGGAAAAATATGTCCTGGTCTGTTAAGATCCTGTGGTTTTGTTTCAGGATCTATCAGGCTCTTGATGGTTTGAGCTCTATCTGAAGCTGAAATACCCGTGGTAACACCTTTTCCTCTCAGGTCAACCGAAATTGTAAATGCGGTTTCCATTGGATCGGTATTATTACCAACCATCATTTCCAGTTTTAGATCATTACATTTTTGCTCGGTTAAAGGAGCACAAATGAGTCCGCGGCCATGAGTAGCCATGAAATTGATCATCTCTGGAGTAACCATTTCTGCAGCGGCAAGAAAATCACCTTCATTTTCACGGTCAATATCATCCACTACAATGATCACCTTTCCGGCGCGAATATCATCAATAGCTTCCTGAATCGTATCTAATTTGACCTGATACTGGTTATTTTCTACCTCTGCCATAGTTCCAATTTTATGGCTGCAAAGATATTTATTATGATTTACTTTTGTTCCGAATCGCTCCGGCTTTTTTGAAGAGTTTTTTTATAGGGTCTGTAAGGCTATCAAAAGCTAATAATCCCTGATCTGTAGTAGCTCTATAAGTAAGAAAAACACCCAGCGGGAGCATGATCCAGGTAGGTAGCCAGGTGGCAACAAACGCAGGAACACTTCCATTTTCTGCTGAATTCTTCGTGAAGATCCCTATAAAGTGATAGGTAAGAAAGAGCAGGATTGCAACCACAATAGGTAAACCAATTCCACCTTTCCTGATAATGGCTCCAAGAGGTGCGCCTACAAAAAACAGTACGATACAGGCAATTCCGAGAGCATATTTTTCATGTAGGGCGATCTCAAATTTATTGATCTGCTTTACGTTGTTTTTAAATTCCTGCTTCTGCATTCCGAGATGGGCAATAGCGCTGTTTACAGTTCCTAGTGCCAGGTTGGAAATTTGTGCCGCATCGTAAGTGTTGTAATGGGTCAGGATACTTTCATCTGTAGAAACAATGGTATCCTTAGGCTTTAAATTATTCTGAACATTAACAATCCCGGAGCGGTCATACATATTCGATTTAAGACTGGCCATTTTCGTATTGTAGTTGACTGAAAATGAATCTATGCTTTCACTCAATTCTGAAATTTTCAGCATTCCATGAGTGGAATTATAGTTCTGATCCTCCAGATCTACATTATTAAAATTCGAGAGATCGATATTGATGATATATTCATCAAAATATGTCTTTGTAAATGGTTTTCTTTTCCTCTTTTGATAGTCTGAAGGTGTTACTTCATCATAGTAGTTCCCTTCCTTCAAAATAAGTGAGAGTACATCTGAATTAGTACTTCCAACCAGTTCGCCTTCCCTTGCTTTGATCACTGTGGTATTTCCACCAGTTTTCTCCTTCTGATGAATAATCACATCCCTAAGAAACTGATCATTCTCACCACTTTTTTCTTCTACCTTGATATTGAAGGTTCCAATATCATTGAAAATTCCTTCAGAAATAGCCATGGCAGGCTTTAACTGAGCAATATTCTTCCGAAGATTGATCGACTTAAATTCTGCTGCGGGAATCACATTATTGGCAAAAAAGAAAGCTGTAAGACTTACTAATACTATGAATACGGTAAGACTGCGCATTGCACGACCTAATGAAATACCTGAAGACTTCATGGCGGCAAATTCATAATTTTCAGCAAAAGAACCGAAAGTCATGATGGAAGTAAGCAGGATTGTAAGTGGTAATACTAGAGGCACCAGCTTAGGTGAGAAGTAGAGTAAAAACTTGAGGATTACTTCTGTATCCAGGTCTTTACCAGCAAGTTCACCTATGTACAACCATATCGTTTGGAGTACAAAGATGAACATCAGTATTATAAAGACCGAGAAAAATGTTTTTAAAAAGCTGGTAAGTATGTACCGGTCGAGTATCTTCAATTTAGTCTAATCTATTGATATAAAAGTCGCTATATCTAGCTTCGTTAAAGGTAAATAGATTTTTTGCAAGTGGTTGATCTGTCTTGAAACTTTTCACAGTGATCGTCACTTTAGTCCCATTTTCCTGGGTCTGGATCATATTGTAAATATGCTTGGTTTGAGTATCGATACCAAGGAGAATATTCTTGATCTCAGCTTTGCTATCTTTTGGCGTAAGTTTTACGTACTGGATCTCTCTGCCTTTTACATTCTGGGTGATATCCATCTTGTAGTTATACCCATTTTGATAAAATGTGAACATTTTTGAAGGTGTGATACTGTTGCTATCTTCCTCAACATAATTGGAAATATTGATTTCCTCATCTTCCGGAATGATCGTATAGATCTTTTTACCGTCGAACATTTGAGTAGTTCCCATTAAATTCAACAAGTATTTCTCCCCATCAATACTAACATCTCCTCGAGTTTCCTGGCTCACATTCTCAGCTTCGTTTTCAAGTGAATACTTGAATTCTATAACCATATTGTCATAATTCTTCACCTTTGCTGAAACTTCATTTAGTAATTTCTGAGCTTTCGATGCTTCCTGCGCTTGTACTCCAAAACTGAGTATAGCTGCCAAAATAAATACTAATCTTTTCATTCTAATTTTTTTAGTCTGGTTTTTCATTTAATAGTTGATCGAGCGCTACCATATCTGTAATTAAAACCTGTCTTGCCTTACTTCCTTCAAACGGACCAACGATGCCTGCGGCTTCCAGTTGATCTATTATTCTACCTGCACGGTTATATCCAAGTTTTAATTTACGCTGAAGCAAAGAAGCCGAGCCTTGCTGGGCGGTTACGATTACTTCTGCAGCATCGCGAAACAGCTTGTCTCGCTCGCTCACATCTATATCAAGTCCTGTGCCACTTTCCTCGCTTTCGTAGGCAGGAAGTTGGTGAGCTTCAGGGTAAGCTTTTTGCGAACCAATGAATTCGGTGATCTTGTCTACCTCCGGAGTGTCCACGAATGCACATTGCAGTCTTTTAAGCTCATTCCCCTGTGTAAATAGCATATCACCACGACCAATTAATTGGTCTGCTCCCTGGCTATCCAGAATAGTCCTGGAATCGATCTTGGAAGTTACTCTAAAAGCAACTCTGGCCGGAAAGTTTGCCTTAATGATACCGGTAATTACGTTCACCGAAGGTCTTTGTGTTGCAATGATCAAATGTATTCCAATGGCACGAGCAAGCTGAGCCAGTCTGGCAATTGGTGTTTCAACTTCCTTCCCGGCGGTCATGATCAAATCTGCAAATTCATCCACTACCAAAACGATATATGGCAGGAATTTATGTCCGTCGTTCGGATTTAACTTTCTCGCCTTGAACTTCGTATTGTATTCCTTCAAGTTACGGCACATGGCATCCTTCAAAAGATTGTATCGATCATCCATTTCGATACACAAAGAATTCAGGGTGTTGATCACTTTTGTATTGTCGGTGATGATCGCTTCCCCATCATCTGGTAATTTTGCGAGGTAGTGGCGCTCTATTTTATTGAATAAGGTGAGTTCCACTTTTTTAGGATCTACCAGGACAAATTTCACTTCAGCCGGATGCTTGGCATATAGCAGCGAAGTGAGAATCGCATTCAAACCAACAGATTTACCCTGTCCGGTAGCACCAGCCATCAACATATGCGGCATTTTCGCCAGGTCGACTACGAAGGTTTCGTTACTTATTGTTTTACCCAAAGCTAGCGGTAACTCCATTTCTGCCTTCTGAAATTTAGGCGAAGCGATCACCGAGCGCATGGAAACTATACTGGCATTTTTATTCGGTACTTCAATACCAATGGTTCCTTTTCCCGGAATTGGAGCAATGATCCTGATTCCAAGCGCAGAAAGTGATAGTGCAATATCATCCTCAAGATTCTTGATCTTCGAAATACGAATCCCGGCTTCAGGGACGATCTCATATAAGGTTACTGTTGGACCAACGGTTGCTTTGATCTGCGCAATTTCGATCTTATAATTCTTGAGCGTATCAACGATACGATTCTTATTTTCTTCCAGTTCTTCCTGGTTGATCGTGATAGTACCGCCGTAATCTTTAAGCAGTTCGATCGTGGGAAATTTATAATTCTTCAGTTCCAGGGTTGGGTCAAATTCACCAAAATCCTTTACCAGTTTCTGACTTAGGTTATCTTCTTCTTCCTCTTCAGGAGCAGCTTCAACTTCCATAGCCACATTATCCTCTTCTACTGGAGCTTTGACTTCCATCTTCGGAATAGCTTCCGGGCTGGTCTTTTTCTCCGGCTTCTTTTCTGGTTTACTGCTTAGGTCAACTTCTGCAGGTTTTTCTTCATCTTTTGGTATGACTACTTCTTTTTTCCATTCAAGTTCTTCTTCAGTTTCTGAAACACTAGCCTGATGCTTTTGCATTGCTGTCTGAAGTTCCTGTTTTCCTGTATTAAGGTAAGAACCAACCATTTCCGGGGTGACCTTTAATCTTATTGCGAGGTAAGCTATTAGAAGAAATAGCATTAATAGGATGCTTCCGAAGAAACCGAGATAATCTTGTAAAAAATCATTGGTTTCATAACCGATTCTACCTCCCAGAAGTGCATTTTTTTCAGCAAAATAACCCAGAACTATAGAGATCCAGACCATGACGAGAATTCCCCAGAACCAGTATTTTCTCAGATTGGAAATCTTAAATCCAAAGAATAAATAGATGCCGCTTAGCAGTATTAAAAATGCGATAGAGAAAGAGGCTAGTCCGAAGCCTTTATAAACGAAGAAATCACTTACAGATGCACCAAATTTACTCAACCAGTTCCTGGCTTCCACATCACGATTCCCCAGCTCCTGAAGTACGCTCTGATCTGCCTGCCAGTTAAAAAGAAAAGAAATAAAGGCAACTATTAGTCCCAGACCAAATAGCATAAGAAAACTTCCAAGTACCACTTTTTGCTGCCGGTTGAGGCTGAAAGATAGTTTACTGGATTTTTTAGTGGTTTTCCTGGTCTTGGGTTTCTTTTTGGCCATAGGTAGGTTGACGAATTTCGGCAAAAATACAAATTAGCCTTATCCAAATTAAGGAAAAAAAACTTCAATTTTCAAAGTTGCCCCGTTTACAAGTCGTAAACGACTGGTTTTACTATTTATTCTTTAAGTAGGGTAGAAGTGCTGCTGTAAATTCATCGAAAGCTTCTATATGAGGTAAATGTCCGGTATCTGGAATTTCCACCAATTTTGCATTCGGTATTTTGTATGCGGTTATTTCACCAAGTTCATCGTATAATCCCATGCTCGCTTTTACTTCCTCACTCACCAGGTTTTTGCCCAAAGCTGTTCGATCCCGGGTTCCAATGATTAATAATGTTGGCATTTGCAGATTCTTAAACTCATAAACTACAGGTTGCGTAAGGATCATATCATAGGTGAGTGCGGCATTCCAGGCTATCAACGGATACTTTTCATTCAATGTCCATCCCGCCAGTAATTTAGCCCACTGAGCATAGTCATCATTCCAATCGCCAGCGTAATAGCTTTCCTTCTGGTATGTCTTGATACCCTGGTAGTTTTTATCCAATTCCTGTTCATACCAGTCGTCTATACTTTGATAAGGAATTTTGGTCTTCCAGTCTTCAAGGCCTATTGGGTTGAGCAAAACAAGTTTATTGGTTATTTCAGGATACATCAGAGCAAAACGCGTGGCCAGCATGCCTCCCATGGAATGACCCAATATAGTGGTCTTCGTTATCCCAAGTGTATCGATAAGCTTTTTGGTGTTTTCTGCCAGTTGCTGAAACGTATACTGGAAATGTTCTGGTTTGCTGGACTTTCCAAACCCTATCTGGTCTGGCACCAGCACATTGTACCCTGATTTTTGAAGAGTATCTATGGTAGTTTGCCAGTATGCGCCGTTGAAATTCTTGCCATGTAATAGTACTACAGTTTCACCATTTGGATTCTCCGCCTCTATATGCATATAAGCCATAGAATAGGTGCTCTTCTGAATATTAAGTTCGAGAAAATCTACATCATAAGGATATTCATAATTCTCGAGATCTATGTCCAGTTCCTGCAATTCCTGAGTTGTAACAGAAAAAACAGTACACATGCAAAGAATAAATGATAGATACTGCTTCATAGGGTCAGGTATTAACTGGTTAGGTAAGGAATATAGATAAACCCTGCGATGACAATCGCGATTAATGCAGCGATAAATACAGCACCTGCAGCTATGTCTTTAATATGCCCGATCTTATTATGAAAGTCGGGATGTACAAAATCTGCCATTGCTTCTGTTGCTGAATTCAATCCTTCAGCAGACATAACCATTCCTATTGCTACGAATTGAAACATCCATTCTGTTCTGGTAATATCAAAATACCAACCCGCAATGCAAACTAG contains:
- a CDS encoding LptF/LptG family permease, producing the protein MKILDRYILTSFLKTFFSVFIILMFIFVLQTIWLYIGELAGKDLDTEVILKFLLYFSPKLVPLVLPLTILLTSIMTFGSFAENYEFAAMKSSGISLGRAMRSLTVFIVLVSLTAFFFANNVIPAAEFKSINLRKNIAQLKPAMAISEGIFNDIGTFNIKVEEKSGENDQFLRDVIIHQKEKTGGNTTVIKAREGELVGSTNSDVLSLILKEGNYYDEVTPSDYQKRKRKPFTKTYFDEYIINIDLSNFNNVDLEDQNYNSTHGMLKISELSESIDSFSVNYNTKMASLKSNMYDRSGIVNVQNNLKPKDTIVSTDESILTHYNTYDAAQISNLALGTVNSAIAHLGMQKQEFKNNVKQINKFEIALHEKYALGIACIVLFFVGAPLGAIIRKGGIGLPIVVAILLFLTYHFIGIFTKNSAENGSVPAFVATWLPTWIMLPLGVFLTYRATTDQGLLAFDSLTDPIKKLFKKAGAIRNKSKS
- a CDS encoding DNA translocase FtsK: MAKKKPKTRKTTKKSSKLSFSLNRQQKVVLGSFLMLFGLGLIVAFISFLFNWQADQSVLQELGNRDVEARNWLSKFGASVSDFFVYKGFGLASFSIAFLILLSGIYLFFGFKISNLRKYWFWGILVMVWISIVLGYFAEKNALLGGRIGYETNDFLQDYLGFFGSILLMLFLLIAYLAIRLKVTPEMVGSYLNTGKQELQTAMQKHQASVSETEEELEWKKEVVIPKDEEKPAEVDLSSKPEKKPEKKTSPEAIPKMEVKAPVEEDNVAMEVEAAPEEEEEDNLSQKLVKDFGEFDPTLELKNYKFPTIELLKDYGGTITINQEELEENKNRIVDTLKNYKIEIAQIKATVGPTVTLYEIVPEAGIRISKIKNLEDDIALSLSALGIRIIAPIPGKGTIGIEVPNKNASIVSMRSVIASPKFQKAEMELPLALGKTISNETFVVDLAKMPHMLMAGATGQGKSVGLNAILTSLLYAKHPAEVKFVLVDPKKVELTLFNKIERHYLAKLPDDGEAIITDNTKVINTLNSLCIEMDDRYNLLKDAMCRNLKEYNTKFKARKLNPNDGHKFLPYIVLVVDEFADLIMTAGKEVETPIARLAQLARAIGIHLIIATQRPSVNVITGIIKANFPARVAFRVTSKIDSRTILDSQGADQLIGRGDMLFTQGNELKRLQCAFVDTPEVDKITEFIGSQKAYPEAHQLPAYESEESGTGLDIDVSERDKLFRDAAEVIVTAQQGSASLLQRKLKLGYNRAGRIIDQLEAAGIVGPFEGSKARQVLITDMVALDQLLNEKPD
- a CDS encoding alpha/beta hydrolase, whose amino-acid sequence is MKQYLSFILCMCTVFSVTTQELQELDIDLENYEYPYDVDFLELNIQKSTYSMAYMHIEAENPNGETVVLLHGKNFNGAYWQTTIDTLQKSGYNVLVPDQIGFGKSSKPEHFQYTFQQLAENTKKLIDTLGITKTTILGHSMGGMLATRFALMYPEITNKLVLLNPIGLEDWKTKIPYQSIDDWYEQELDKNYQGIKTYQKESYYAGDWNDDYAQWAKLLAGWTLNEKYPLIAWNAALTYDMILTQPVVYEFKNLQMPTLLIIGTRDRTALGKNLVSEEVKASMGLYDELGEITAYKIPNAKLVEIPDTGHLPHIEAFDEFTAALLPYLKNK
- the ribB gene encoding 3,4-dihydroxy-2-butanone-4-phosphate synthase, which encodes MAEVENNQYQVKLDTIQEAIDDIRAGKVIIVVDDIDRENEGDFLAAAEMVTPEMINFMATHGRGLICAPLTEQKCNDLKLEMMVGNNTDPMETAFTISVDLRGKGVTTGISASDRAQTIKSLIDPETKPQDLNRPGHIFPLKAKEGGVLRRTGHTEAAIDFARLAGFEPAGVIVEIMNEDGTMARLPQLLEVAKKFDLKIVSIEDLVAYRMQHDSLIEKKEDFELDTRFGKFRLRAYKQTTNSQVHIALTKGSWKTDEDILVRVNSTMVNNDILGTLTNNAEKKLDGMFKAINDEGRGAIVFINPANPSPNLLSRITELKESQKQGEIKAPPVKMDNKDFGIGAQILHDLEIHKIRLLSNSQQTKRVGMIGYGLEIKEYVEY
- a CDS encoding NAD(P)H-dependent oxidoreductase codes for the protein MSNLKALNWRYATKKFDDSRILSEEKLEILKHAFNLTATSYGLQPLKMLVISNKEIQKQLIEFSMNQQQVSTASHVLVICTEKNVDEQFISGYFQRVKNLRDTPDEVLQPFHNFLVDDFKNKAIEKIEAWARNQAYLALGTLLTVCATEEIDACPMEGFEPSKYDDFLKLGDRNLQSVLVLPVGYRAKDDFFSELKKVRRPLDEVIIEID
- a CDS encoding diacylglycerol kinase family protein, giving the protein MKNTFLGKRIRGGGYALKGALLLLRHEASIQVQFVISILVCIAGWYFDITRTEWMFQFVAIGMVMSAEGLNSATEAMADFVHPDFHNKIGHIKDIAAGAVFIAALIAIVIAGFIYIPYLTS
- a CDS encoding outer membrane lipoprotein carrier protein LolA, producing MKRLVFILAAILSFGVQAQEASKAQKLLNEVSAKVKNYDNMVIEFKYSLENEAENVSQETRGDVSIDGEKYLLNLMGTTQMFDGKKIYTIIPEDEEINISNYVEEDSNSITPSKMFTFYQNGYNYKMDITQNVKGREIQYVKLTPKDSKAEIKNILLGIDTQTKHIYNMIQTQENGTKVTITVKSFKTDQPLAKNLFTFNEARYSDFYINRLD